A DNA window from Drosophila suzukii unplaced genomic scaffold, CBGP_Dsuzu_IsoJpt1.0 scf_8, whole genome shotgun sequence contains the following coding sequences:
- the LOC139355094 gene encoding uncharacterized protein has protein sequence MSLSFAKEIIMDFDGSSCANIWTQQVRNIAEMYNLDAVGMKMVIVSKLKGVAQRWLHANATRIMEPAENLLEQLILAFGDKLSKAEARRKFEDLKWHHSEKFAVYFEAKTMLASSINIEPDELVDQIVEGIPAQNLRDQARIQCFTDPMQILRAFAGIRLDKPKELVSKELNRNRSDNGGFRCGNCNARGHIAKDCRKPARVPGSCYACGKFGHFVAQCEERKGNAENKYHAS, from the exons ATGTCACTTTCATTTGCCAAGGAAATCATCATGGATTTTGATGGATCTTCTTGTGCAAACATTTGGACCCAGCAAGTACGCAACATTGCTGAAATGTACAACCTGGATGCAGTGGGCATGAAGATGGTGATTGTGTCCAAACTGAAGGGTGTCGCTCAGCGCTGGTTGCATGCAAATGCAACGCGTATTATGGAGCCGGCAGAGAATCTTTTGGAACAGCTGATATTAGCATTCGGCGATAAGCTTTCAAAAGCAGAGGCACGACGCAAATTTGAAGATTTAAAGTGGCATCATTCCGAAAAGTTCGCGGTGTATTTTGAGGCAAAGACAATGCTAGCCAGCAGCATCAACATCGAACCGGACGAATTGGTTGATCAGATAGTCGAGGGAATACCAGCACAGAATTTGCGTGATCAAGCCCGGATCCAATGCTTCACAGATCCGATGCAAATTCTCCGTGCGTTTGCTGGTATCCGTTTGGACAAGCCAAAGGAGTTGGTGTCGAAGGAGCTGAACAGGAATAGGAGCGACAACGGAGGATTCCGCTGCGGTAATTGCAACGCCAGAGGACACATCGCTAAGGATTGTCGAAAGCCAGCAAGGGTGCCAGGATCCTGCTATGCTTGTGGCAAGTTCGGCCACTTCGTAGCCCAATGCGAGGAAAGGAAGGGAAATgctgaaaataaatat CATGCATCTTAG